The Chloroflexota bacterium DNA segment CCCATATTCCGCACGGACGGCTACTCGATTCTATCCATCCTCGCCCACTGGCTGGCGGCGGTCCTGATAGCCTCGTTGTTCCTGACCCATGAAAGTGAACGCGGTACTGCTGCCTACGTCTTTCACGTGAGTGGCGGTGCGATAGCCGGTCTGATCCTCCTGTGGCGGGTATGGCATAGAGCAAGACGCGGTGTGGCGGCCGCACCGAACCAATGGGCCATCTTCAATCTCACGGCACGAATTGTTCACTGGGGACTGCTCGTCGCGATCGTTGTGGTGGTGATCTCCGGCTACCTGCTGCCCTGGACTCTCGGGCGGGAACTGGACGTGTTCGGGTTCGGCATTCCCTCTCCCATGGAAGCGAACCGAGGCCTGCACGAGTTCATGGAACGCGTGCACGACGTCTCGGGCCACCTCTTCATCCCCTTGCTCGCCTTGCATGTGCTCGGAGCAATCAAGCACATCGTCTTCGACAGGCGGGGCGCGGGGCTTCGCATGTTCAAGCCGGTATCCGATGGGCGTTAGCCTGACCGACAGACTGTCGTTCATCCCTCGAGGCGCAAACTCTCACCAACCTCCCATATAGTGATTTGCGCTCGGCTGCCGCTCCGATATGGATGTCCTCGATCTCGTGGAAAGCGCTCAAGTCCGATCACTCTCTCTCAATCCGCAAAGTGGGTGGCAGCGCTACTCACCATCATTGACACGGCCTGAGGCCGGGCGCAGGCTTTCACCTAGCCGCGGGTATGGCGCGGGACGTGAGGCGCCGCGCCTTCGCTATTGCGGGCATCCGTGGGTTTGCAGGGAGGACGGCACATGCGCATCAACTCATTCAAGCTCGTACCGCTGGCCATGACGGCCGCGGCATTCGCCATCGCGGCGCCGGGGCCGGCCCCGGCCGGCGACCTGGACGGCCAGTCGATCAAAGTCTGCACCTGGGGCGGAAGCTGGCGGGACATTCAGCGCGACAACATCGTGACCAACCCCGGAGGCCTCGAGGAGCGGGGTGCCACGGTCGAATACGTGGCGGGCAGTCCGCAGGACAA contains these protein-coding regions:
- a CDS encoding cytochrome b/b6 domain-containing protein → MTTASPIFRTDGYSILSILAHWLAAVLIASLFLTHESERGTAAYVFHVSGGAIAGLILLWRVWHRARRGVAAAPNQWAIFNLTARIVHWGLLVAIVVVVISGYLLPWTLGRELDVFGFGIPSPMEANRGLHEFMERVHDVSGHLFIPLLALHVLGAIKHIVFDRRGAGLRMFKPVSDGR